A part of Leptolyngbyaceae cyanobacterium genomic DNA contains:
- a CDS encoding glucosidase, protein MTTNQDTVFKISETAEGKRLKEYREKKKDKDWKRWGSYLSDRQWGTVREDYGADKNNTWNYFSHDQARSRAYRWGEDGIAGICDDRQNVCFAIALWNGKDDIIKERLFGLTGSEGNHGEDVKEYYFYTDNTPTHSYMSCLYKYPQEKFPYGELIEKNQERNSDPNRFGFAEYELLDTGVFDQNRYFDVTIEYAKNSPDDILIQITINNRGKEEAKLHLLPTIWFRNTWSWFENSEQKKKDKTLNSVKKSSELSVVEVFWREEKLQGVQKPDVIENKRWLYCQAPKEILYTENETNNAKLFPDGKNSSPYVKDGINNYIVSGGKEKTVNFEKGTKASAHYELTVSGEGSTTVRLRLSNSPNLDSPFGDEFDNVFKQRKQEADEFYQAVCPFHISDDMRRVQRQAFAGMLWSKQYYYYIVSDWLKGDPGQPEPPPIRKTPQGGRNTEWTHLYTEDIISMPDKWEYPWFAAWDLGFHTIPFVMIDPDFAKHQLYLFTREWYLHPNGQMAAYEWNFGDVNPPVHAWAAWRVYKIEEKMYGQADTNFLEDVFQKLCLYFTWWVNRKDAQGKNIFQGGFLGLDNIGAIDRSNIGIDGVNIEQSDGTSWMAMFCLNMMKIATELAKKDKDLAKTYQKLADKYKDLVSQDKDKDLIDTYQTLVRQSGRANYEDMASKFFQHFLLIADAMNKVGGDINIWDKKDNFYYDILNAPGHWLSDSEGGLSRETLSMKVRSMVGLIPLFAVETIDKEIVEKYLNCDFMERMGWFINNRPELAAHQNIELRQVSEQGLYLSLVNKDRLVFILERMLRSDEFLSDYGIRALSKYHEKKPYTLWVDGKPNEVKYAPAESLNKMFGGNSNWRGPIWMPVNFLLIESLQKFYHYWGDEIKVNCPDKNGQIKQMNLWEVSMELSRRVIGMFTQKDAPNPLQQGSTGKWRPVYGGTDKFQNDPHWRDLILFYEYFHGDNGAGIGASHQTGWTGVVAKLIQQWGEYGEQNNPPKR, encoded by the coding sequence ATGACAACAAATCAAGACACAGTATTTAAAATTTCCGAGACAGCAGAGGGAAAAAGATTAAAAGAATACCGCGAAAAGAAAAAAGATAAAGATTGGAAGCGGTGGGGTTCGTATTTGAGCGATCGCCAGTGGGGAACAGTCCGAGAAGATTACGGCGCAGATAAGAACAATACTTGGAACTACTTTTCCCACGATCAAGCTCGTTCTCGTGCCTATCGTTGGGGTGAGGATGGTATTGCTGGGATTTGTGACGATCGTCAAAATGTTTGTTTTGCGATCGCCTTGTGGAATGGAAAAGATGACATCATCAAAGAAAGGCTATTTGGTTTAACCGGTAGCGAAGGCAATCACGGCGAAGATGTCAAAGAATATTACTTCTATACCGACAATACACCAACTCACTCTTACATGAGTTGTCTGTATAAATATCCCCAAGAAAAGTTTCCTTACGGCGAGTTAATAGAAAAAAATCAGGAACGAAACTCCGATCCAAACCGATTTGGATTTGCTGAATACGAGCTACTAGATACTGGCGTTTTCGATCAAAATCGCTACTTTGATGTTACTATAGAATACGCTAAAAACTCCCCAGACGATATTCTGATTCAAATCACCATCAATAATCGAGGTAAAGAAGAAGCAAAACTACATCTTCTCCCGACAATTTGGTTCCGTAATACTTGGTCTTGGTTTGAAAATAGCGAACAAAAGAAAAAAGATAAAACCTTAAATTCAGTGAAAAAATCATCTGAATTAAGTGTAGTAGAAGTTTTTTGGAGAGAGGAAAAATTACAAGGGGTTCAGAAGCCAGATGTTATAGAAAATAAACGATGGCTTTATTGCCAAGCGCCGAAAGAAATCCTCTACACAGAAAACGAGACTAATAATGCAAAGTTATTTCCCGATGGTAAAAATTCTTCTCCTTACGTCAAAGATGGGATTAACAATTACATTGTCTCTGGCGGAAAAGAAAAGACAGTAAACTTTGAAAAAGGAACAAAAGCGTCAGCACATTATGAATTAACGGTGTCTGGCGAAGGCTCAACAACTGTGCGCTTGCGCCTCAGTAACAGTCCAAATTTAGATTCTCCCTTCGGAGATGAATTTGATAATGTCTTTAAGCAGCGAAAGCAGGAAGCCGATGAATTTTATCAAGCTGTTTGTCCATTTCACATCTCAGATGATATGCGGCGCGTGCAGCGACAAGCTTTTGCGGGGATGTTGTGGAGCAAGCAATACTATTACTACATAGTATCCGATTGGCTGAAAGGCGATCCGGGTCAGCCAGAACCACCACCAATTCGTAAAACACCTCAAGGTGGTAGAAACACCGAATGGACTCATTTATATACCGAAGATATTATTTCCATGCCAGATAAATGGGAATATCCTTGGTTTGCTGCTTGGGATTTAGGTTTTCATACAATTCCTTTCGTGATGATAGATCCAGACTTTGCCAAGCACCAACTATATCTATTCACGCGGGAATGGTATTTGCATCCTAACGGGCAAATGGCAGCTTATGAGTGGAATTTTGGTGATGTGAATCCGCCCGTTCACGCTTGGGCAGCATGGCGCGTTTACAAAATAGAAGAAAAGATGTACGGTCAAGCCGATACAAATTTTCTAGAAGATGTTTTCCAAAAATTATGTCTGTATTTCACTTGGTGGGTTAACCGCAAGGACGCACAAGGCAAAAATATCTTCCAAGGCGGATTCTTAGGATTAGATAATATCGGTGCGATCGATCGCAGTAACATAGGCATTGATGGCGTAAACATAGAACAGTCAGATGGTACTAGCTGGATGGCGATGTTCTGTCTGAACATGATGAAAATAGCGACGGAACTCGCCAAGAAAGATAAGGATTTAGCCAAAACCTACCAAAAACTCGCCGACAAATATAAGGACTTAGTTAGCCAGGATAAAGATAAAGACCTGATTGACACTTATCAGACACTAGTCAGACAATCTGGCAGAGCTAACTATGAAGATATGGCATCCAAATTTTTCCAACATTTCCTGTTGATAGCGGATGCGATGAATAAAGTTGGCGGCGATATCAATATCTGGGATAAAAAAGACAATTTTTACTACGACATTTTGAATGCTCCCGGCCATTGGCTATCTGATTCTGAAGGAGGACTATCAAGAGAAACACTATCAATGAAAGTGCGCTCGATGGTGGGTCTAATTCCATTGTTTGCCGTGGAAACCATCGACAAAGAAATTGTCGAAAAATATTTAAATTGCGATTTCATGGAACGGATGGGCTGGTTTATCAACAATCGCCCTGAACTTGCGGCACACCAAAATATCGAGCTTCGTCAAGTTAGCGAACAAGGCTTGTATTTATCGCTAGTCAATAAAGACCGTTTGGTATTTATCTTGGAAAGAATGTTACGTTCAGACGAATTTTTGAGCGATTACGGTATCCGAGCTTTGTCAAAATACCACGAGAAGAAACCTTATACATTGTGGGTAGACGGAAAGCCAAATGAAGTCAAATACGCACCCGCAGAATCTCTCAATAAAATGTTTGGTGGAAATTCTAATTGGCGAGGCCCGATTTGGATGCCCGTGAATTTTCTCCTGATCGAATCGCTCCAGAAGTTTTATCATTACTGGGGAGATGAAATTAAAGTAAATTGTCCAGATAAAAACGGACAAATAAAACAGATGAATTTGTGGGAAGTATCAATGGAGTTATCTCGTCGGGTAATCGGGATGTTTACTCAAAAAGATGCTCCCAATCCACTTCAGCAAGGCTCTACTGGTAAGTGGCGACCCGTGTATGGTGGCACTGACAAATTCCAAAATGACCCCCATTGGCGTGACTTAATTCTTTTCTATGAGTATTTTCATGGGGATAATGGTGCTGGGATTGGTGCGAGCCATCAAACTGGCTGGACTGGGGTAGTTGCTAAACTAATTCAGCAGTGGGGAGAATACGGTGAGCAGAATAATCCGCCGAAACGTTAA